A window of Maniola hyperantus chromosome 17, iAphHyp1.2, whole genome shotgun sequence genomic DNA:
GGCGAACACGGATTCACCTTCCTTATTGGGTTGTATGAACACGAGGACGCGACTCAATTGTCAACGGGGCGTCTCGCGGAGCACGCAGAACATACTGGCGTCGTGGCGTTGTATTTGACACCACGAACATAGGCAAAAGTGCACGAAGGGGAAAATGGAGGGTAGGTAGATAAAATAATCATGAACACCTTGTCAAATTATGTTTATCCAAAGGTACTAACAGGTGGCGCCACcacctacagatatgcaactagcgtggccccctcagtccctctcgctcaagcagaggtatttacttgtgaaatgttattgcttttattttacgttcgcttcggctattgtagcctagtatactgcaacccaccattgcacaataacttcaaaaacaaaagaaatcaattatttctttcagatacttgagtcaacataacctcacttcacgctgtttgtcaagatctcacatacaaaatacatcttgacataTAAAAAAATGGTAGCCATTTTGAGTAGTGATGaggactaaaaataataattttgtcacgttctaataagagcttaaatgcatttagctatctcgctctaacagtaagagtcacaatagggctacttcaaCAGCTGCGCCATCGCCGTAATtataatgacagctacaatgtcacgattgcaattaactctgattggttgacactcgctcactattggctacaatgcattgttgcaacaacaattgagattgtaatataATGATTTatacaggttttacgaaatcgcccagCAGGTATTTATTGAGAGCTATCAAAAACAAGAGAAACTGTAAATAATCACTGTAAACGGACCCATATACATCAAAACTTAGTTAATAGTaattaacaaataaatcatGGGCGTCCCTTCTACCCAAATTAACGGTCAAGGCCCATTAGGGATACCAAACTGTTAGCTAACgatactttaatttatttaggaGCGCACAACATTATTCTTGAAATTATTGgaaactagactagatgatgcccgcgacttcgtccgcgcgtcccgtaggaagtctttgattttccgggataaaaagtagcctatatccttccccggggtgcaagctatctttgtactaaatttggtcgaaatcggttgaacggatgggcagtgaaaggctagcagacagacagacagacacacattcgcatttataatattagaataaagcaacccattgccagctcactacacaGCACGGGACTCCTCCCTTACTGTATTTAGGGTTAGAATTAAGGCCAtggtccatcacgctggcccgGACTGGCACAATttacacacccttgagaacattgcGCACACCTTTTAGACATGCAGTTTTCCTcttgatgtttttcttcaccgttaaagcaagtaggtatttgattgcTCCAAAAAGTCAGAGaaccagggatcgaaccccagacctttacatacatttttgattaaaaaataattttattgcggGAAAAATACTTAAATCATCTATATTtgtataaatgtataaatgGGCTTAGAGATTAGCCTGTATCCATGTGAGGAAAGATGTTACCCGGGTATACACTGACGGATATCCGGCTTGGCAACCATCTGCAAGGCCAAAGGACACAATCCCAACCTGAAACAACGACAATAGTAATGACTCTTTTGGTCTTGACTCGAAGCTtcaaagtttaaagtttaaacttcaAAGTCTATCGGTaatttacaggatatattttggAGAGTGTGCTAAAGAACTTTTCTACCTGGCTGGTAGTAGGGCCCCAGTTCACCAGCAAAGTCACGTTGATCTTTTGCTCCGTTTCAACGTGATTGAtagaaaaaccaataaaccaacaaaccaataggttatcgaataaacaaaaaaacaagccgaccttcgcatttataatattggtagtgtATAAAACGTATAtactactactagcttatgcccgcgacttcgtccgcgtggactacacaaattttaaaccactattttacacccttagggttgatctttaactatgagattttaacatattatgagcttaataaaatatgtcatactgctaattgcaaaaatattaactacaaaacttctttatagacacttgaaaactgacagactttcatacaaacttcaaacccctattttacccctttaggggttgaattttgcaaaatcctttcttagcggacgcctacgccataatagccatctgcatgccgaatttcagcgcgatccgtccagtagttcgagctgtgcgttgatagatcagtcattcagtcagtcagtcagtcagtcagtcaccttttccttttatatatatagatataatcCAATACGGTTGGgcagcaaaaaaaaatcttaccaaAGTCCGTTTATTTTTCCACATGACCGTCAATGGCCCCCCTGAATCGCCATCACATGTACCAACTCTACCACCACCGTCGGTACACAAGTGGCTCGCGTGCAGAGGTATATCGAAGCTCCTCTGGCAGGCCGCGTTAGTGGTGATCTTCAGGTTTATGTGGTGCAGAGAGGTTGTGCTTGGAAAGCCGTTTTGagctgaaaaaataaaaatactagctaatGATCttcaagcctcaatagctccaccggtaaaggagtggactgaaaaccgaaaggtcgacggttcaaaccccgcccgttgcactattgtcgtacctactcctagcacaagcctgacgtttagttggagaggaaaggggaatattagtcatttaacatggctaatatcctttttttttttaattaaaaaaaaaattataaacaaaagtatttttaaatgggAAACTAATCCTTTAGTTGCAATCATAATTAACTagttgatgctcgcgacttcgtatggTTGGTTTTAGTAATCAATGAGTTACCATGAGATTTACAAAAATCCCagggtaactctttgatttctgggataaaaagtacctagcctatgtcactctccaggtcttcaactatatccatgcaaaaaatcacgccaatccattgcaccgttgcgccgtgattgaaggacaaaccaacaaactaacaaaccaataaacaacaaacaaacacactttggcatttataataagggtactgattgtaaaTACCCCGGCCCACGACTTTCTACGAGGCCAGACCAGAGTTTTTGTAGAAATTATAAATCTGGAAATCGGACTCGAGAACTTCCACTTATAAGAAACACCATTGCGCCAGAGAATTCATCAAGTCATTAGGGAAAAACGGTCtactgtgccagatccttctttccaagcacatgcaaactgtggaatctactcccatcggcggtgttcccattagattacaacatggggttattcaagggacagACCAACgagttcctgaaaggccggcaacgcattggtggttcctctggtactgcaaatgctcatgggcggtggtaatcacttaacatcaggtgacccgcctgcatgtttgctcgccatttttatttttttttaaattcaagggACTTTGGTGATGCATGGAAAATTTGCTCAAACTATTTGCTACttctagattataatatttatgtacagtgcgcggcagaaagtaatgtacatcggcctttagaatgacatttcatctttgtagagcgttgtctccgtcactcatacctatatgacgttttgtcggtctcaatgacagagacaatgctctacaaatctgctatctccttctaaaggtcgatgtacattactttctgccgcgtactgtagcttcATTAAACTTATCTATAAATAACATACCATCCCTCATCTTTCCGTATCCAGTGGCAACCGCTGTCAATCCAGCATAGTTCTGCTTCGCGTCAGATGTAGCTGGCAATGGGACAGCTTGAATACTGCCTGCAAAACAATAAGACGTTATGATTATActtataagttttttatttttatttttttattttttttttaatacaataaaacttaaagctagccttatctaattactatataaatcatgaccgcgtggaatggtgccaagaatactggctgcatttccgcgctggacagccaggctgatccgctgcgcaaaaaatgaatTATACTTCCCTTTCCACTTCACCTAAGCATCAAGCTATGGAAGTGGATACGACGATAGTCAAGTGCAATGGAACCAAAAActcgtaataataattaaccgaATAACCTTTCCGTGAAGAATTGAAGTCCATATCACTCACTCATTCCCTAATAGTTTTATTCATTTCTGATGGCCATAGGATCCCTTCCCATTACTCGTTGGGGTTCCTAGTTTAAACGTaggtcagaaaagcaggttaaatttaactaattttataagttattaaaatgttccctcatataaagcttgcacgtggatatagatcacaacgcgtagaggctaatcgagagatttaatctttattataacctaactgcaatattaacttgattagagcacaattgctattgtaaccacttaatcaaaatatcgacctaaacacaaaagtatttaatagtctttgagtctcgagtcggaacaagactggcttaaaaaccttcaaacaccggtatttatacaaatcgatttaAGGTGGCTcgcccgccacagatcgcgtgacatcggatgagtcaaatattgtctaattaattacactaacttcaataagctaacactaGGGATAATACAGCGGGGTCCATCGCATTAGGATCTGGAACcttgaccgactgactgatttactaatctatcaacgcacagctcaaactactggacagattgggctgaaatttggcggtATTATGacaaacatccgctaagaaacgatttatgaaaattcaacccctaagggggtaaaaaagtGGTTggaattttgtagtccacgcagatgaagtcgcgagcatacgctactTATAAGCAAAACTTAAAATGAGTGGTTCGTagtagttagtaataaaatacttaacaaTTAGGTACTTCAAAATTGTGTTCTTGCATCCAAacggcacaagatgaaatggctgagcattaatgctgcagtttttaagaaataaaacctgagcgctggtattctaccgggattatttaattaaaaatactcaCGGATCAAAATACGCACGGAGGAAAATACTCACGGAGGAAAATACTCACGGAGGTAAATACTCACGGAGGAAAATACTCACAGAGGAAAATACTCACGGAGGAAAATACTCACTACTATAAGTGACTCTAGATATCTTAGCCATGGCGATATCATGGGTTATGTCCTTGGTGTTCCAGTTGGAATGGACGACGACATCCCTGGTGGTGATCCTGGTACCGCCGGAGAATATCTTGAGGGAGCCGAGGACTATGGTGAACTGCCTGGCCTGAATCTGGCCATCCCACCAGCTGTCGTGGCGCCTCCTGTTTATGCTTAGTTAGACTCGGCTTGCCGCCCGGGTTTGAGGGTTGAAACCAGAgacgtcacgaaggctagtttgtGAATGTTTGATTATGCACTCACCCTTGCTCGATGCGCAGTCCGCTTGCGCGTGCGACACCAGGTTAATGCGCCGTCTTCACGGCACGGAGGCGACGGTCGAGGAAGCGGCCTTCCTCCCCGTCGCATAGGACAGAATCCATTGCCTCGCACTCTGTAATACATATATGGGACGGGCAGATTTCGCCTAGACGAAATCTGCCGGGGCTACTGTCTTCCTCGCCGCTAAGCGGGGAAGACCAGTGCTGACTAGCGctaaattaaaggaggaacggttccatcattagcccagccattaggattataattgggtcccattgacctaccgcgtttcggtcaggtaactggctattcgtgccggctcaaagtgccacacctttgcttgctacttacgccgagagttagccggggtcgtcactgacgtcgagagctagctggtctcgtcatctgtatcgagagttagctgttcgacgctaaggcctgccacccgagggcccctacgactctcgatactgacggattactttctcccagccaagtc
This region includes:
- the LOC117989933 gene encoding brachyurin-like — encoded protein: MGLLILFLIQFLYFLEGKGDLYNGKGYHTAVGIPKAYELMSEEGFVSRIVGGKEVTSATLYPYQAGIVVTLTTGQTSLCGGALVSNTRVLTAAHCWWDGQIQARQFTIVLGSLKIFSGGTRITTRDVVVHSNWNTKDITHDIAMAKISRVTYSSSIQAVPLPATSDAKQNYAGLTAVATGYGKMRDAQNGFPSTTSLHHINLKITTNAACQRSFDIPLHASHLCTDGGGRVGTCDGDSGGPLTVMWKNKRTLVGIVSFGLADGCQAGYPSVYTRVTSFLTWIQANL